In Geminocystis sp. NIES-3709, a single genomic region encodes these proteins:
- a CDS encoding diguanylate cyclase domain-containing protein, whose protein sequence is MSYQVFNSTLSIVKTEVDQFLKDYTIDHPYRQALSFPYFRQKLIAKVLNNIPNNHILIDECHSFVDDISFCIGLLEEKLLITAKINEQISHIVEEYNQFNLTHNPDYHPKENALAKTAQLSWWIRIDTIKPDMTYYFGSFDNLWEAKENCSGYIEDLIEEKAEGITFDFQYINPPSLTIDNDIEDLRLENQQIWENLWDIEVKKKYYENLFLFSPDSCLILDKDGIIRVINDSAVNLFKTPREKLINKSLNWFISPHSLAKFLDFLQSFNNEINPDKTQSFFSLKFSLPDESFIIVSIKASNIKNLENDIIGWHLSLHDVTKLQQTQNELFHQSRYDSLTDLPNRRSLLEFLQKILNQEEKNHSSRFAVLFLDIDKFKDINDTFGHLIGDKVLITLAKRLITCVRNIDHVARLSGDEFMIVLSHINSSQEAKDCAYRIQKSLSTCFHVSEKKIMINVSIGIVIGDSKTSNLSNLLSNADMAMYQAKSNGELFSIYPY, encoded by the coding sequence TTCCCTATTTTCGTCAAAAATTAATCGCAAAAGTACTCAATAATATTCCCAATAATCATATTCTCATTGATGAATGTCATAGTTTTGTAGATGATATTAGTTTTTGTATTGGTTTGCTAGAAGAAAAATTACTAATTACAGCAAAAATTAATGAACAAATATCCCATATTGTTGAAGAATATAATCAGTTTAATCTTACTCATAACCCCGACTATCACCCTAAAGAAAACGCTTTAGCTAAGACTGCTCAACTATCATGGTGGATTAGAATTGATACCATTAAACCTGATATGACTTATTATTTTGGCTCTTTTGATAACTTATGGGAAGCCAAAGAAAATTGTAGTGGTTATATTGAAGATTTGATAGAAGAAAAAGCTGAAGGTATAACTTTCGATTTTCAATATATAAATCCCCCTTCGTTAACTATTGATAATGATATAGAAGATTTACGGTTAGAAAATCAACAAATATGGGAAAATTTATGGGATATTGAAGTTAAGAAAAAATACTATGAAAATTTATTCTTATTCTCTCCTGATAGCTGTTTAATCCTCGATAAAGATGGCATTATTAGAGTTATCAATGATAGTGCGGTAAATTTGTTTAAAACTCCCAGAGAAAAATTAATAAATAAATCTTTAAACTGGTTTATTAGCCCTCATAGTTTAGCAAAGTTTTTAGATTTTCTTCAATCATTCAACAACGAAATAAATCCAGACAAAACACAATCTTTTTTCTCCCTAAAATTCTCACTGCCGGATGAGTCTTTTATTATCGTCAGTATTAAAGCATCAAACATCAAAAATTTGGAGAATGATATTATTGGATGGCATTTATCCCTTCATGACGTAACTAAATTACAACAAACTCAAAATGAACTTTTCCATCAATCCCGTTATGATTCTCTTACAGATTTACCTAATCGTCGCTCATTATTAGAGTTTTTGCAAAAGATTCTTAATCAAGAAGAAAAAAATCATAGTAGTAGATTTGCCGTTTTATTTTTAGATATTGACAAATTCAAGGACATTAATGATACTTTTGGTCATTTAATAGGAGATAAAGTTTTAATTACTTTGGCGAAACGATTAATAACTTGTGTGAGAAATATTGATCATGTAGCTCGATTAAGTGGTGATGAGTTTATGATAGTTTTAAGTCATATTAATTCTTCCCAAGAAGCCAAAGATTGTGCTTATCGCATACAAAAATCATTATCTACTTGTTTTCATGTTAGTGAAAAAAAAATCATGATTAATGTCAGTATTGGTATTGTCATTGGTGATTCAAAAACCTCTAATTTATCTAATCTTTTATCTAATGCAGATATGGCGATGTATCAAGCAAAATCCAACGGAGAACTTTTTTCTATATATCCTTATTAA